A stretch of the Roseofilum reptotaenium CS-1145 genome encodes the following:
- a CDS encoding SMI1/KNR4 family protein, with product MKGCNIHFHQNTIYIICKSRTTFGIWISCLPVFELDRKIDASELGEQVLENLQYSLDQISHDRLKETSEEVLNRLGFNDWEKFDRETVFISLILKEKEIEITPYIPAKDGYGFNPVIQKKLKCDLEVKTIGKLIFDAKLIAEQLNPRKINDMSTLTDALDRIIKWLEIHKPELAHSFQPGLSFDEIQAGEEKIGFKLPADIYELYQWRNGATLDCHFLVFPSMVFLPFDEAIESSMGWNTMVAEDEELYVNEEWYLNEEWCAKSPLFIFINDDIGSCGIPLQIPPNYPEQPVVEWGEGGMPSVYYDSLTAMMLTLAECCETGAYYIDSGGFIIEDVSKSAPIIQKYNSQFYEYDELGRVTAWVETVIIEGEKKEIRTQYDSQYDYNRIATVQRRCLILEIITLLIGLGIPILVAYFVWEKLIQQWWQ from the coding sequence ATGAAAGGATGTAACATTCATTTTCATCAAAATACAATATATATTATCTGTAAATCCAGAACTACGTTTGGTATATGGATATCCTGCCTGCCTGTATTTGAACTTGATAGAAAGATAGATGCATCTGAGCTAGGAGAACAAGTTTTAGAAAATTTACAATATTCCTTGGATCAAATCTCTCACGATCGTCTAAAAGAAACTTCTGAAGAAGTACTAAATCGCCTAGGGTTTAATGACTGGGAAAAATTCGATAGAGAAACGGTTTTTATTAGTTTGATTTTGAAGGAAAAAGAAATAGAAATTACTCCTTATATTCCAGCCAAAGATGGATATGGCTTTAATCCTGTGATACAGAAAAAATTGAAATGCGATCTGGAAGTCAAAACAATTGGCAAGTTGATTTTTGATGCAAAACTTATTGCCGAACAATTAAATCCCAGAAAAATCAACGATATGTCAACTCTAACTGATGCACTCGACCGGATCATAAAGTGGCTAGAAATACATAAGCCTGAATTAGCTCATTCTTTTCAGCCTGGACTCAGTTTCGATGAAATTCAGGCAGGAGAAGAAAAAATTGGATTCAAACTTCCCGCAGACATTTATGAACTTTATCAGTGGCGCAATGGAGCAACATTAGATTGTCATTTTTTGGTTTTCCCTTCTATGGTTTTTCTCCCTTTCGATGAAGCCATAGAAAGCAGCATGGGTTGGAATACTATGGTTGCTGAAGATGAAGAGTTATATGTTAATGAAGAATGGTATCTTAATGAAGAGTGGTGCGCTAAAAGTCCACTTTTTATCTTTATTAATGATGATATAGGCAGTTGTGGTATTCCCTTACAAATTCCACCTAACTACCCAGAACAACCAGTTGTTGAGTGGGGAGAAGGAGGCATGCCAAGCGTATACTATGATAGCTTAACAGCCATGATGTTAACATTGGCAGAATGCTGTGAAACAGGTGCTTACTATATCGACTCAGGCGGATTTATTATTGAAGATGTATCTAAATCAGCCCCCATTATTCAAAAATACAACTCTCAGTTTTATGAATACGATGAGTTAGGTCGCGTGACGGCATGGGTGGAAACAGTAATCATTGAAGGGGAAAAGAAAGAAATTAGAACCCAATATGACTCTCAATATGACTACAATAGAATTGCTACTGTGCAACGGCGATGCCTAATCTTAGAAATCATAACACTTTTGATCGGTTTAGGGATACCGATCCTAGTGGCTTATTTTGTTTGGGAGAAATTAATCCAGCAGTGGTGGCAGTAA
- a CDS encoding polysaccharide deacetylase family protein: protein MTYSEIFAQPSLLDLAKEGNPQAISYWMNSLLAPQGVSVQVNQSPDRWLNVQVDFHHPRRKDQCLSLQQRLVRFVCYRLWTLNSAAIHQVRIIARQAGDRRILWKQAVRIATPASEQSSALAPEPSPSTSAPFKFRLMRTLLISRLTAVSFILSCWWFYSQLINAHWIHQNRFAISTPLPLDPPPTLAPTPEASPSPVAVFPPKLEPSFKVVDIPEQFRGKIINKADALAMPKVVALTFDDGPWPKTTEQILDILKEHEIKATFFLVGQHMKNYPKIAKKVADAGHILGNHTEHHYTHTLDPQTAAQEIESTSKLIFDLTGVKTKLFRPPGGNLESGLADYAESKGYGIMMWSSDSEDYYVSTPVLIDNVLKSVTPGGIVLFHDGGGDRRNTVEALPQIITTLKQQGYRFVTVPELLEIEAKQTPLNETEEELTLNN, encoded by the coding sequence ATGACCTATTCTGAGATCTTTGCTCAACCTTCTCTGCTCGACCTCGCTAAGGAAGGGAATCCCCAGGCAATTAGTTATTGGATGAATAGCTTACTTGCACCGCAAGGGGTTTCCGTGCAAGTGAACCAGTCTCCGGATCGCTGGCTGAATGTTCAGGTTGATTTTCACCATCCGAGACGCAAAGATCAATGTTTAAGCCTCCAGCAGCGTTTAGTGCGATTTGTCTGCTATCGTCTGTGGACGCTCAACTCCGCAGCTATTCACCAGGTGAGAATTATCGCCCGGCAAGCTGGCGATCGCCGCATCCTCTGGAAACAAGCCGTACGAATTGCAACCCCTGCCAGCGAACAAAGCAGTGCCCTCGCTCCAGAGCCAAGCCCCTCTACTTCTGCGCCTTTCAAATTCCGACTGATGCGGACGTTACTCATCAGTCGTTTAACTGCTGTAAGTTTTATTCTTTCCTGCTGGTGGTTTTATTCACAACTGATCAATGCCCATTGGATTCATCAAAATCGATTTGCCATCTCTACACCACTTCCCCTCGATCCCCCTCCTACCCTTGCTCCCACTCCAGAAGCCTCACCCAGTCCAGTTGCTGTCTTCCCCCCAAAACTTGAACCCTCTTTCAAAGTCGTGGATATTCCAGAGCAGTTTCGCGGCAAAATCATTAATAAGGCTGATGCTTTAGCGATGCCAAAAGTTGTGGCTTTAACCTTTGATGATGGCCCTTGGCCAAAGACTACGGAACAAATCTTAGACATTCTCAAGGAACATGAGATTAAAGCGACCTTTTTCTTGGTGGGACAGCATATGAAAAACTATCCCAAAATTGCTAAAAAAGTCGCTGATGCTGGTCATATTCTGGGAAATCATACCGAACATCATTATACCCATACTCTCGATCCACAAACGGCTGCCCAGGAAATCGAGTCCACCAGCAAACTGATTTTTGATCTTACAGGGGTTAAAACTAAGCTGTTTCGACCTCCAGGAGGGAATCTAGAGAGCGGTTTAGCCGATTATGCCGAGTCTAAAGGCTATGGGATTATGATGTGGTCTTCTGACTCGGAGGACTATTATGTGTCTACTCCAGTCTTAATCGATAACGTCTTAAAGAGTGTCACCCCTGGTGGGATTGTACTCTTTCATGATGGCGGAGGCGATCGCCGCAACACCGTCGAAGCCCTACCCCAAATTATCACCACCCTCAAACAACAAGGTTATCGCTTTGTCACCGTTCCCGAACTGTTAGAAATAGAAGCCAAGCAAACCCCATTAAATGAAACCGAAGAAGAGTTAACCCTTAATAATTAA
- a CDS encoding CHAT domain-containing tetratricopeptide repeat protein encodes MKKFVGLKLEGDLTVSGCRVTLEIGREGEPRQIEQVGRLPECPDLYFALQQWKESYDQLGRNSRLEPGKIVYDGSIVDNFERCRDRALELKEQFQIWLRSPSFQDLDRRLREELQRDDEIRFLIRTEIPELQQLPWHLWDLVDRYRRAEVALSQVSFEPCQQTDSSPEQMRVLAILGNSEGIDIERDRHILESLPDAQVTFLVEPQLHQITDHLWSQPWDIIFFAGHSETEGDAGRIYINSQDSILLTELWYGLRQAAQQGLQLVIFNSCDGLGLARDLEDLAIPYTIVMREKVPDRIAQEFLKSFLHAFSHGQSFHLSAREARERLQAWEDQFLCASWLPIIYQHPTAIAPTWPQPQELTPISPPVSAPASNLSRRSKLKTLLLVILGISLGAPTYGMLAPEVSKRVDRQGAFHYDEERITQALFFNALAIAIAPWTPQPYYNRGWVCKQKQQLNTICLFWYERAANKGHPDAQAEAAYLNIRLGDLEKAIYRSNQCIERPVYPGIELACWKNRGWARMKQGRWIEAKEDLEKAVSLSISKHLTAPHAACLLAQVWEQEGNPEQALEYWHKTKEDLAKDAKEKLSQRSTEQDECLGEAISRLND; translated from the coding sequence ATGAAAAAATTCGTCGGACTCAAGCTCGAAGGTGACTTAACTGTATCGGGTTGTCGAGTCACCTTGGAAATCGGTCGGGAAGGGGAACCCCGTCAGATCGAACAGGTGGGGAGATTGCCCGAGTGTCCTGACCTGTATTTTGCACTACAGCAGTGGAAAGAGAGTTATGACCAATTGGGTAGAAATTCGCGGCTGGAGCCGGGGAAAATTGTCTATGATGGATCGATTGTAGATAACTTCGAGCGCTGTCGAGATCGCGCCCTTGAACTGAAGGAGCAGTTCCAAATTTGGCTGCGCTCGCCCTCGTTTCAAGACCTCGATCGCCGACTGCGGGAAGAATTGCAACGGGACGATGAAATTCGATTTCTGATTCGCACGGAAATTCCCGAATTGCAACAGCTACCTTGGCATTTATGGGATTTAGTCGATCGCTATCGACGAGCGGAAGTCGCCTTAAGTCAAGTGAGCTTTGAACCCTGTCAACAGACCGATTCATCTCCAGAACAGATGAGAGTTCTGGCGATTTTAGGCAATAGTGAAGGTATTGATATTGAGCGCGATCGCCACATCCTAGAAAGCTTACCCGATGCACAAGTTACGTTCTTGGTAGAACCCCAACTGCATCAGATTACTGACCACCTCTGGAGTCAGCCGTGGGATATTATCTTCTTTGCCGGCCATAGTGAAACAGAAGGAGATGCCGGACGCATTTATATCAATTCCCAAGACTCTATCCTCCTGACCGAACTCTGGTATGGCTTGCGTCAAGCCGCGCAACAAGGTCTGCAACTGGTGATTTTTAACTCTTGCGATGGTTTAGGACTAGCACGAGATTTAGAAGATTTAGCCATTCCCTACACGATTGTCATGCGGGAGAAAGTCCCCGATCGCATTGCCCAGGAATTCCTCAAATCATTTTTGCACGCCTTTTCCCACGGCCAATCCTTTCATCTATCGGCACGAGAAGCGCGGGAAAGGCTTCAAGCTTGGGAAGACCAATTTCTCTGTGCCAGTTGGTTACCGATCATTTATCAACATCCAACCGCCATTGCTCCCACTTGGCCTCAACCGCAAGAGTTAACACCGATTTCTCCGCCCGTTTCAGCACCAGCGTCAAACCTCTCACGGCGATCGAAACTTAAGACCCTGCTTCTGGTCATACTGGGGATTAGTTTGGGTGCGCCGACGTATGGAATGCTTGCTCCAGAGGTATCCAAGCGAGTCGATCGACAGGGAGCATTTCACTACGACGAGGAAAGAATAACCCAAGCTTTGTTTTTCAATGCTTTGGCAATCGCGATCGCTCCCTGGACTCCCCAGCCTTACTATAATCGCGGCTGGGTCTGTAAACAGAAGCAACAATTAAATACTATCTGTCTTTTTTGGTACGAAAGAGCCGCCAATAAAGGACATCCAGATGCTCAGGCAGAAGCCGCCTATCTCAATATTCGCCTAGGAGATCTCGAAAAAGCAATCTACCGGAGCAATCAGTGTATCGAGCGTCCAGTCTACCCCGGTATAGAACTTGCCTGTTGGAAAAATCGCGGATGGGCGAGAATGAAGCAAGGACGGTGGATAGAAGCGAAAGAGGATTTAGAAAAGGCAGTTTCTCTATCGATCTCTAAACATCTTACAGCTCCCCATGCCGCTTGTTTACTCGCTCAAGTCTGGGAACAGGAGGGTAACCCAGAACAAGCCTTAGAGTATTGGCACAAAACCAAAGAAGATCTAGCAAAGGATGCCAAGGAGAAACTGAGTCAACGCTCTACAGAACAAGATGAGTGTTTAGGTGAAGCCATATCGAGACTCAATGATTGA
- a CDS encoding DUF1822 family protein, translating to MVIHSSLFFNSISPKIPLGFSDHQQAEVFLQSQKNPRKRKQVYLNTLSVLAVKFHLQYLGFDPQTEACESFDSVLQACFDVADLELPHQGKIECRPVLPGQDYMRVPPEVFEDRLAYIAVRLNRELTEAEILGFVEQVEAEMIPLSQLRSPEELFDFLQPVPFPRINLSDWLQNSIAQGWKTLDEIFPVQEPQLVLNFRSRDKRQGVKRGKLFQHQNNHFTLLMGVQPSDQEMQISVELYPTAEQSYLPRDLKVNILNETGRSIMEAIATQTKNIQMEFKGETGEPFSVQISLGQMCMIESFVI from the coding sequence ATGGTTATTCATTCTTCCCTATTCTTCAATTCTATCAGTCCTAAAATTCCCCTTGGATTTAGCGACCATCAACAAGCTGAAGTGTTTTTGCAATCACAAAAGAATCCTCGAAAGCGCAAGCAAGTCTATTTGAACACCCTATCAGTTTTAGCAGTTAAGTTTCATCTTCAATACTTGGGCTTTGATCCCCAAACAGAAGCTTGCGAGAGCTTTGATAGCGTGCTTCAAGCTTGCTTCGATGTAGCGGACTTAGAGTTACCTCATCAAGGTAAAATTGAATGCCGTCCGGTTTTACCAGGTCAGGATTATATGAGGGTTCCTCCAGAAGTCTTTGAGGATCGTCTCGCCTATATTGCTGTAAGATTAAATCGGGAATTAACGGAAGCGGAAATTCTGGGATTTGTGGAGCAAGTAGAAGCAGAAATGATTCCTTTAAGTCAATTGCGATCGCCAGAAGAACTGTTTGACTTTTTGCAGCCCGTACCGTTTCCCCGGATTAACCTCAGTGATTGGCTACAGAACTCAATCGCCCAAGGTTGGAAAACCTTGGATGAAATCTTCCCCGTTCAGGAGCCACAATTAGTGCTTAATTTTCGCTCCAGAGATAAACGTCAGGGTGTTAAGCGAGGCAAACTATTTCAACACCAAAACAATCATTTTACACTACTGATGGGGGTTCAACCGAGCGATCAAGAAATGCAGATTTCTGTCGAGCTTTATCCCACAGCAGAACAGAGCTATCTCCCCCGCGATCTGAAAGTGAATATATTGAACGAAACGGGTCGTTCTATTATGGAAGCGATCGCCACCCAGACGAAGAATATTCAAATGGAGTTTAAGGGAGAAACCGGAGAACCCTTTAGTGTCCAAATTTCGTTAGGTCAGATGTGCATGATTGAATCTTTTGTGATTTAA
- a CDS encoding threo-3-hydroxy-L-aspartate ammonia-lyase, with protein MSDRLLSPTYRDIERAAQGLQGKAHQTPVMTSRMVNEITQAQVFFKCENLQKTGSFKFRGAYYTLSQLPESERKHGVIAYSSGNHAQAIALAGALLEIPTTLVMPENAPKVKFSATEGYGANIVTYDPTQTRRETLALQLAKEQNLTLIPPYDHPQIIAGQGTTAKELIEEVGDLDYLLVCCGGGGLLSGCAIAAKTLSPHCHVVGVEPALGDDATRSFYTQTLQTVNNPQTIADGARTPSLGNYTFPLVLRHVDQMVTVSENSIRRTLRFLWERLKLVVEPTGTLAAAALLEGQIQAPGAKIGVILSGGNVDLEQLPFLLAIVQ; from the coding sequence ATGTCCGATCGCCTTCTTTCACCCACATATAGAGATATTGAACGGGCCGCCCAGGGTCTCCAAGGCAAGGCTCACCAGACTCCTGTAATGACTTCTCGGATGGTCAATGAGATTACTCAAGCACAAGTCTTTTTTAAGTGCGAAAATCTACAAAAAACTGGCTCATTTAAATTTCGTGGTGCTTACTATACCCTTTCTCAACTGCCGGAATCCGAACGCAAGCATGGTGTTATTGCTTACTCATCTGGGAATCATGCCCAGGCGATCGCCCTCGCCGGAGCCTTACTAGAAATTCCCACAACCCTGGTGATGCCCGAAAATGCTCCCAAGGTCAAATTCTCAGCTACGGAGGGATACGGAGCAAATATTGTGACTTATGACCCCACGCAAACCCGTCGGGAAACCCTCGCCTTACAGTTAGCCAAAGAACAGAATTTAACTCTGATTCCCCCCTATGACCATCCCCAGATTATTGCTGGTCAGGGAACCACAGCCAAGGAATTAATTGAAGAAGTCGGAGATCTCGATTATTTGCTCGTTTGTTGTGGAGGAGGGGGACTACTCTCTGGATGTGCGATCGCCGCTAAAACCCTTTCCCCCCACTGTCACGTCGTTGGCGTAGAACCGGCCCTAGGAGATGATGCTACCCGCTCTTTTTATACCCAAACCCTGCAAACTGTGAACAATCCCCAAACCATTGCCGATGGCGCTCGTACTCCCTCTTTAGGCAACTATACATTTCCCCTAGTGCTGCGCCATGTCGATCAAATGGTCACTGTTTCTGAAAACAGTATTCGCCGCACCCTGCGCTTTCTTTGGGAACGGTTAAAACTGGTAGTTGAACCGACTGGAACCTTAGCCGCGGCTGCGTTATTGGAGGGGCAAATTCAAGCTCCTGGCGCGAAAATTGGTGTGATCCTGAGTGGAGGGAATGTGGATTTAGAGCAATTACCATTCTTGTTGGCGATCGTCCAATAG
- a CDS encoding LEVG family PEP-CTERM protein — protein sequence MANYFSQFTISATTATLAVTLLGSSALAGNLVPQEEGEFDVGFGCLESCIALPDLIESIESLVDASTGARSRLFVDDVTNGGNTYTDGTDTVSFEPVDMGTNSSGFWYRPVDTEENGQLEVGTFRFTFTEVLSNLTIDFFDTEVWNQTGVVSVNGMTQDSYLRGMGDGNTQSLTFSDVSTITLKLGYDFETGTGDGVNFRLDSPVSVPEPASVLGLGVVAALGAFGLRKRSA from the coding sequence ATGGCTAATTACTTCAGTCAATTTACGATCAGTGCAACCACAGCTACTCTAGCTGTAACCTTACTGGGATCTTCGGCATTGGCGGGAAACCTTGTTCCTCAAGAAGAAGGGGAATTTGATGTTGGCTTTGGTTGCTTAGAAAGTTGTATTGCTCTTCCAGATTTGATTGAAAGCATCGAAAGCTTAGTGGATGCAAGCACAGGAGCTAGAAGCCGTCTGTTTGTTGATGATGTGACAAATGGTGGCAACACCTATACTGATGGAACTGATACAGTCAGTTTTGAACCAGTAGATATGGGAACCAACTCCAGTGGTTTCTGGTATCGCCCAGTTGATACGGAAGAAAATGGACAACTGGAAGTAGGAACCTTTAGATTTACGTTCACTGAAGTTCTATCGAACTTGACGATTGACTTCTTTGATACCGAAGTTTGGAACCAAACTGGTGTTGTAAGCGTTAATGGGATGACGCAGGATAGCTATCTTCGCGGCATGGGTGATGGTAATACGCAGAGTTTAACCTTTTCTGATGTAAGCACCATTACTCTGAAGCTAGGCTATGACTTTGAAACAGGTACTGGAGATGGTGTGAACTTCCGTCTGGATTCTCCTGTATCTGTGCCTGAACCTGCTAGTGTTTTGGGCTTAGGTGTTGTTGCTGCATTGGGTGCTTTTGGCTTACGCAAACGCTCTGCATAA
- a CDS encoding DUF4126 domain-containing protein yields the protein MIEILAVLSASASAGLRIALPLLVIGLLHGDSLWSRVPILSLIPPQVVLGVLVSWSLFELVAPKQLLGQRVQQLLQVVFSPLVGTIMGIAIAQTTLQQPTWMIWLVGAVGGILALVLQLVQAGWFYRLRGLPIWAIFLQDLLCVFLVLFAFDAPEQGGLIALLLLWLAIRSSKEWYRWYVEQSKPGDRSHPRRHKQNPD from the coding sequence ATGATTGAGATTTTGGCAGTCCTCTCTGCTTCTGCATCAGCAGGACTGAGAATTGCTTTACCGTTATTAGTCATTGGTCTATTACACGGTGATTCCCTATGGTCTCGTGTTCCTATTCTATCTTTAATTCCGCCCCAAGTTGTGTTAGGGGTGTTGGTCAGTTGGTCATTATTTGAGTTGGTTGCTCCCAAACAACTTTTAGGTCAACGGGTGCAGCAGTTACTTCAGGTGGTATTTAGTCCTTTAGTGGGAACGATCATGGGGATAGCGATCGCCCAAACAACTCTTCAACAACCCACCTGGATGATTTGGCTCGTTGGTGCAGTGGGCGGGATCTTAGCCTTAGTTTTACAACTGGTACAAGCAGGATGGTTTTATCGTCTCCGAGGACTTCCGATATGGGCTATTTTCCTGCAAGATTTGCTCTGTGTATTTTTGGTCTTGTTTGCCTTTGATGCCCCGGAACAGGGAGGACTGATTGCATTATTGTTGTTATGGTTGGCTATCCGCAGCTCTAAGGAGTGGTATCGCTGGTATGTGGAACAGTCAAAACCCGGCGATCGCTCCCATCCTCGTCGCCACAAACAGAATCCCGATTAA
- a CDS encoding hybrid sensor histidine kinase/response regulator — MEMETAKQDLILIVDDNPTNIKVLFSFLKESGFKVLVAKDGESTLEKLQEVTPDLILLDVMMPGIDGFETCRQIKACSQTQDIPVIFMTALSDTVDKVKGLKIGAVDYITKPFQQDEVLARMNIHLQLQKLTRQFKIQNEQLKHLTEELEQRVEDRTAQLKDSLHQLQEAQIQLIQSEKMSSLGELVAGVAHEINNPVGFIAGNISMAMEYTEDIFEHLKLYQKQFADPGDEITEHSEDIELEYLMEDLPNMLCSMESGIERIRNISLSLRNFSRSDSNTCTDLNIHEGLESTLMILRHRLKANDQRPEIQINKYYGELPIVHCYAGPLNQVFMNLLANAIDALDEQNEKENKSYEDLKDNPNEITLTTKAVGGGKVEIKIADNGPGIPEDKITEIFSPFVTTKPVGKGTGLGLSISYSIVVEKHQGSLKCNSEFGTGTEFVIQVPVKQVGHE; from the coding sequence ATGGAGATGGAGACTGCCAAACAAGACTTAATTTTAATTGTCGATGATAATCCGACAAATATCAAAGTCCTCTTTAGCTTCTTAAAAGAATCTGGATTTAAGGTTTTGGTAGCCAAAGATGGGGAAAGTACCTTAGAAAAACTCCAGGAAGTTACCCCCGATTTAATCTTATTGGATGTGATGATGCCGGGCATTGATGGGTTTGAAACCTGCCGTCAGATTAAAGCTTGTTCCCAAACCCAAGATATTCCCGTTATTTTCATGACGGCTTTATCCGATACGGTTGATAAAGTTAAAGGATTGAAGATTGGTGCAGTAGACTATATCACTAAACCCTTCCAACAAGATGAAGTTTTAGCTCGGATGAATATCCATCTCCAGTTACAAAAATTAACTCGTCAATTTAAAATTCAAAATGAACAATTGAAACATTTAACGGAAGAACTTGAACAACGGGTTGAAGATCGCACTGCACAATTAAAAGACTCTCTTCATCAACTTCAGGAAGCTCAGATTCAACTCATTCAAAGTGAGAAAATGTCGAGTTTAGGCGAATTGGTGGCTGGCGTTGCCCATGAAATTAATAATCCAGTTGGATTTATTGCGGGTAATATTAGTATGGCGATGGAATATACCGAGGATATTTTTGAACATTTGAAATTATATCAAAAACAGTTTGCCGATCCAGGGGATGAAATCACTGAACATTCAGAGGATATTGAACTAGAATATTTAATGGAAGATTTGCCAAATATGCTCTGTTCTATGGAGTCGGGAATTGAACGGATTCGGAATATTAGTTTATCGTTGCGAAATTTTTCTCGGTCCGATAGTAATACATGTACGGATTTAAATATCCATGAAGGATTAGAAAGTACGCTCATGATTTTGAGACATCGTTTGAAGGCCAACGATCAACGACCGGAAATCCAGATTAATAAGTATTATGGAGAGTTACCGATTGTTCATTGTTATGCGGGACCTTTAAATCAGGTATTTATGAATCTGTTAGCGAATGCAATTGATGCGCTGGATGAGCAAAATGAGAAGGAGAATAAAAGTTATGAGGATTTAAAAGATAATCCCAATGAAATCACTTTAACGACTAAGGCAGTTGGTGGGGGAAAGGTGGAAATTAAGATTGCAGATAATGGTCCAGGGATTCCAGAGGATAAAATAACGGAGATTTTTAGCCCCTTTGTAACGACGAAACCAGTGGGAAAAGGAACTGGTTTAGGATTATCAATTAGTTATTCTATTGTAGTGGAAAAACATCAAGGTTCTTTGAAGTGTAATTCAGAGTTTGGAACGGGAACAGAGTTTGTAATTCAAGTGCCGGTTAAGCAAGTTGGACATGAATAA
- a CDS encoding DUF4382 domain-containing protein, whose translation MVNQRFQVLLTAVLVASSLMGCNSPTPPSSDVQESTGSLNLRANGEDFVRQGFTSKDGWQIQFNHVYVTLDQVKAYQSDPPFNAEEEGEIEAETILAFDSPQTVDLAAGDDDAEPILVGQLEDVPVGVYNALSWQMLPALEGPAQGHTLLLDGVAEKDDRRINFQVSVDRGYSYTCGEFVGDQRKGIVTDGKSADVEATFHLDHIFGDRTAPDDDDINVGALGFEPLAKLAQNDTVELDESMWRSQLTPEEVKRFDEALNSLGHVGEGHCHQSQTLPTQP comes from the coding sequence ATGGTCAATCAACGTTTTCAGGTGTTGCTGACTGCTGTTCTCGTTGCGAGTAGTTTGATGGGGTGTAACAGCCCTACGCCACCGAGTTCAGATGTTCAAGAAAGTACGGGCAGCTTAAACTTGCGTGCCAATGGTGAAGATTTTGTGCGGCAAGGATTTACTTCTAAAGACGGTTGGCAGATCCAATTTAATCACGTCTATGTAACTTTAGACCAGGTAAAAGCTTATCAGAGCGATCCGCCCTTTAATGCGGAAGAAGAAGGAGAAATTGAAGCGGAAACGATCTTGGCATTTGATTCTCCCCAGACGGTGGACTTAGCAGCAGGAGATGACGATGCAGAACCGATTTTAGTGGGGCAACTTGAGGATGTGCCTGTGGGAGTTTATAATGCGCTCTCTTGGCAGATGCTTCCTGCTCTTGAAGGGCCAGCCCAAGGTCATACCTTACTCCTTGATGGTGTGGCTGAAAAAGACGATCGCCGGATTAATTTTCAGGTGAGTGTCGATCGAGGCTATTCCTATACCTGCGGTGAATTTGTGGGCGACCAAAGAAAGGGTATTGTGACCGATGGAAAGTCGGCTGATGTAGAAGCGACATTTCATTTAGATCATATTTTCGGCGATCGCACTGCCCCTGATGATGATGATATTAATGTCGGTGCGTTAGGCTTTGAACCTTTAGCGAAATTGGCTCAAAATGACACAGTTGAGTTAGATGAGTCCATGTGGCGATCGCAACTGACTCCTGAAGAGGTTAAACGCTTCGACGAAGCCCTCAACTCCCTCGGTCATGTGGGTGAAGGTCATTGTCATCAATCTCAGACCCTCCCCACACAGCCTTAA
- a CDS encoding carboxypeptidase-like regulatory domain-containing protein: MLNAQNFVPQVGAKKFLLLLLPLAFGLTSVLGEKAIAHGVTIQHHQISAIQVQATYDSGEPMDNAQVSIYAPDDPTTPWIRGISNAQGEFVFVPEPGQTGTWTVRIRKAGHGQIIHISSPETGSNVELIAENSSPEASQTAIAPASLGGYTSIQKGVMIASVLWGFIGTTLFFSRSSRSKSNAHS; the protein is encoded by the coding sequence ATGTTGAATGCTCAAAACTTTGTACCACAAGTAGGGGCGAAAAAGTTTTTGCTCCTACTTTTGCCTCTTGCCTTTGGCCTAACATCGGTTCTGGGTGAAAAAGCGATCGCCCATGGGGTAACTATTCAACATCATCAAATCTCTGCCATCCAAGTGCAAGCCACCTACGATTCTGGGGAGCCAATGGACAACGCTCAAGTGAGCATCTATGCTCCTGACGATCCCACAACCCCTTGGATACGAGGGATCTCCAATGCCCAGGGCGAATTTGTTTTTGTGCCCGAACCGGGTCAAACCGGAACTTGGACGGTGAGAATTCGTAAAGCGGGTCATGGTCAAATTATCCATATTTCCAGCCCTGAAACCGGCTCAAACGTCGAGTTGATAGCCGAAAATTCCAGCCCGGAAGCCTCCCAAACCGCGATCGCTCCTGCCAGTTTAGGAGGTTATACTTCTATCCAGAAGGGGGTGATGATTGCCTCAGTCCTCTGGGGATTCATCGGAACCACGTTATTTTTCTCGCGAAGTAGTCGGAGTAAGTCGAATGCACATTCCTGA